A stretch of Triticum aestivum cultivar Chinese Spring chromosome 1D, IWGSC CS RefSeq v2.1, whole genome shotgun sequence DNA encodes these proteins:
- the LOC123183164 gene encoding uncharacterized protein, producing the protein MAAAASSSAWKARWLRPEAYPIFAATGVAVGICVMQLVRNITTNPEVRVTKENRAAGVLDNHDEGRRYARHPFRRFIDGKSAEIMPGINSFFTDPPKN; encoded by the exons ATGGCGGCCGCTGCTTCCTCCAGCGCGTGGAAGGCGAGGTGGCTCCGCCCCGAG GCGTACCCGATCTTCGCGGCGACGGGCGTAGCCGTGGGGATCTGCGTCATGCAGCTGGTGCGCAACATCACCACCAACCCCGAGGTCCGGGTGACCAAGGAGAACCGGGCGGCCGGGGTGCTGGACAACCACGACGAGGGCCGCCGCTACGCGCGCCACCCCTTCAGGAGGTTCATCGACGGCAAGTCCGCCGAGATCATGCCCGGCATCAACAGCTTCTTCACCGACCCACCAAAGAACTAG